A region from the Stutzerimonas stutzeri genome encodes:
- a CDS encoding heavy metal translocating P-type ATPase, whose product MSSQQCHHQPDQTKGTAALTDPVCGMKVEEDSEHQEHYQGSTYRFCSQGCQTKFRSDPARYLAAPQAHGTSSRASTPPAQKPPAGDATTEYTCPMHPEIRQMGPGDCPICGMSLEPLIPELDEEENPELKDFSKRFWWSLPLTVAVTLLAMAGHAIPLFHGASQNWVELALTTPVVLWAGWPFFVRGFASVKHRSPNMWTLIGLGTGAAYIYSIVATVLPSIFPESFTVGGRIGVYYEAAAVIISLTLLGQLLELKARSQTSSAIKSLLGLSPKTARRIAKDGSEEDIPLTHVHEGDHLRVRPGEKVPVDGEVLEGESAVDESMLTGEPVPVTKRTGDSLIGATMNTSGSLVMRATRVGSGTMLSQIVQMVANAQRSKAPMQRMADTVAGYFVLTVIGIALLTFFAWGLFGPEQGWVFGLINAVAVLIIACPCALGLATPMSIMVATGKAAGSGVLFRDAGAIENVRKVDTLIVDKTGTLTEGRPVFDRAIGVTPFDSQEVIRLSASLDQGSEHPLAHAIVDHARSEGIQLAKPETFESGSGIGVRGLVEGKQLQLGNTALMEDAGVSVEPLRDQAEKMRESGTSIVYLAVDGALAGLLAVSDPIKPTSKEAVARLQAEGVQVIMATGDGLTTARAVARELSIDEVHGEVKPQDKEALVVKLQALGKVVAMAGDGINDAPALARADVGIAMGTGTDVAMNSAQVTLVKGDLMGILRARTLSVATVRNMRQNLLFAFMYNGLSIPIAAGLLYPFFGLLLSPMIAALAMSLSSASVVFNALRLRQTRVV is encoded by the coding sequence ATGTCCTCTCAGCAGTGCCATCACCAGCCCGACCAAACGAAAGGTACTGCAGCACTCACAGACCCCGTCTGCGGGATGAAGGTGGAAGAGGATAGCGAGCATCAAGAGCATTATCAGGGAAGCACTTACCGCTTCTGCAGCCAGGGTTGCCAGACCAAGTTTCGTTCCGACCCTGCTCGATATCTCGCTGCACCGCAGGCTCATGGGACCTCCTCTCGGGCATCTACCCCACCCGCACAGAAACCACCCGCCGGTGATGCAACGACAGAGTACACCTGCCCGATGCACCCTGAGATCCGCCAAATGGGTCCAGGTGATTGCCCTATCTGCGGGATGTCATTGGAACCTCTGATCCCTGAACTCGACGAGGAGGAGAATCCCGAACTCAAGGACTTCTCGAAGCGATTCTGGTGGTCTCTGCCCCTGACCGTAGCAGTAACCCTGTTGGCAATGGCGGGACATGCGATACCGCTGTTTCACGGCGCTAGCCAGAACTGGGTTGAACTAGCCCTTACGACCCCGGTTGTCTTGTGGGCAGGTTGGCCATTTTTCGTGCGCGGTTTCGCATCAGTTAAGCATCGCAGCCCAAACATGTGGACGTTGATCGGGCTTGGCACAGGGGCTGCGTATATTTACAGCATCGTAGCAACCGTCTTACCGAGCATATTTCCAGAGTCATTCACTGTGGGCGGCCGGATAGGCGTTTACTACGAAGCCGCAGCGGTCATCATTTCACTGACGCTTTTAGGTCAGCTGCTCGAACTGAAGGCCCGCTCTCAGACATCTTCCGCAATCAAGTCCCTGCTTGGCTTATCACCCAAAACAGCTCGCCGTATCGCCAAGGATGGTTCCGAGGAGGACATCCCGCTCACACATGTTCACGAGGGCGACCATCTGCGCGTTCGTCCTGGTGAAAAGGTACCCGTTGATGGAGAGGTGTTAGAGGGCGAGAGCGCCGTCGACGAATCCATGCTAACGGGCGAGCCGGTTCCGGTGACGAAGCGGACAGGCGATTCGCTTATCGGCGCGACGATGAACACGAGCGGCTCGCTTGTCATGCGAGCCACCAGGGTTGGCTCCGGGACTATGCTTTCACAAATCGTCCAGATGGTTGCGAATGCGCAACGCTCCAAAGCACCCATGCAGCGAATGGCGGACACGGTTGCGGGTTATTTCGTGCTGACGGTCATTGGTATCGCCTTGCTGACATTCTTTGCATGGGGCCTGTTTGGACCCGAGCAGGGCTGGGTATTCGGCCTGATCAATGCAGTTGCGGTTCTGATCATTGCTTGCCCTTGCGCACTTGGCCTTGCAACGCCTATGTCGATCATGGTTGCCACAGGCAAAGCGGCTGGAAGCGGAGTGCTTTTCAGAGACGCAGGCGCCATCGAGAACGTCCGTAAGGTAGACACGCTGATTGTCGATAAAACAGGAACCTTGACCGAGGGCCGACCTGTCTTCGATCGGGCCATAGGCGTCACGCCGTTTGACTCGCAGGAAGTCATCCGTTTGTCTGCCAGCTTGGATCAAGGTAGTGAGCATCCCCTAGCCCACGCGATCGTAGACCATGCCAGAAGCGAAGGTATCCAGCTGGCGAAGCCAGAGACCTTCGAGTCAGGGTCAGGTATCGGAGTCCGTGGTCTGGTGGAAGGCAAGCAGCTACAACTAGGCAACACCGCGCTTATGGAAGATGCGGGTGTGAGCGTCGAGCCGTTGAGAGATCAGGCAGAAAAAATGCGCGAGAGCGGTACCAGCATTGTGTACCTGGCTGTTGATGGGGCACTTGCCGGCTTGCTGGCCGTATCGGACCCAATCAAACCGACTTCCAAGGAAGCTGTAGCGCGGCTCCAAGCGGAGGGCGTGCAAGTCATCATGGCCACCGGCGACGGGCTTACCACTGCCCGCGCGGTGGCTCGTGAGCTATCGATCGATGAGGTGCATGGCGAAGTGAAGCCGCAGGACAAGGAGGCGCTGGTGGTTAAGCTACAAGCCCTAGGTAAAGTAGTCGCCATGGCAGGCGACGGAATAAATGATGCGCCGGCGCTCGCCAGGGCTGATGTCGGCATAGCGATGGGCACGGGCACTGACGTCGCCATGAACAGCGCCCAAGTTACGCTCGTTAAAGGTGACCTGATGGGGATACTGCGCGCGCGCACGCTTTCGGTGGCGACGGTTCGCAATATGCGTCAGAACCTTCTGTTTGCCTTTATGTACAACGGGTTGAGCATCCCGATTGCCGCAGGTCTGCTCTATCCGTTCTTCGGACTGTTGCTGTCTCCGATGATTGCTGCCCTAGCCATGAGCCTCAGCTCAGCATCGGTTGTGTTCAACGCACTCCGGCTCCGTCAAACGCGTGTAGTTTGA
- a CDS encoding TolC family protein, translated as MKPRIYWAPPYVAALIMGALSFPGLASALTLEQALSVAEQDAPSLHAQAANLVAARSAAIPAGELPDPKLKLGLQSVPIEGDARWQLEQEAMTMQMVGVMQDVPNRAKRRARVEAAQASVALANAQQTVERLGVRQATAEAWIASFAVEQKLSLFKQLYSENQLLSRAVQARIAGGSGQTADSVLPRQEAALLAEQEDELLRNQAVARAGLRRWIGELAGQPLTGDWPQWLAAVDNYQHNLNRHPALLAFDPMTREAEAKVHQAIAEKTPDWSWGVDYLRRGREYGDMVNLSVSFDLPLFTSSRQDPKIAAERARLAQIEAQRQATLRLYNQELSTDLAEYQRLDRALIRLDKTLLPLAEEKVRLAMADYRSGSGELTAVIEARRQLVETRLRRIDVARDRSLSNARLHFAFGDTRP; from the coding sequence ATGAAACCCCGTATTTATTGGGCGCCGCCGTACGTGGCCGCCTTGATCATGGGCGCGCTCTCGTTTCCAGGGTTAGCGTCCGCTTTGACCTTAGAACAAGCTCTGAGCGTGGCCGAGCAAGACGCGCCTTCGCTGCATGCGCAAGCCGCCAACCTGGTGGCCGCACGCAGCGCTGCAATCCCTGCCGGCGAGCTTCCTGACCCTAAACTTAAGCTTGGACTGCAAAGCGTGCCCATCGAAGGTGACGCTCGCTGGCAGTTGGAGCAAGAGGCCATGACCATGCAAATGGTTGGGGTCATGCAAGATGTGCCAAACCGAGCGAAAAGGCGCGCTCGTGTCGAGGCCGCGCAGGCTAGTGTTGCGCTCGCAAACGCCCAGCAAACGGTTGAACGTCTCGGTGTGCGCCAAGCAACCGCCGAGGCATGGATCGCTAGCTTCGCGGTCGAGCAGAAGCTAAGCCTTTTCAAGCAGCTTTACAGCGAGAATCAGCTCCTTTCGCGGGCTGTTCAGGCCCGCATTGCTGGCGGCAGCGGACAAACCGCAGATAGCGTACTTCCGAGGCAAGAGGCAGCATTGCTGGCTGAACAAGAGGATGAGCTGCTGCGTAACCAGGCTGTTGCGCGGGCCGGCCTCCGGCGCTGGATAGGCGAGCTAGCAGGCCAGCCGCTTACAGGTGACTGGCCGCAATGGCTTGCCGCCGTTGATAACTATCAGCACAACCTGAACCGGCACCCGGCGTTACTCGCCTTCGACCCGATGACTCGTGAAGCGGAGGCAAAGGTTCACCAGGCCATCGCAGAGAAAACACCGGATTGGAGTTGGGGGGTCGACTACCTGCGACGTGGCCGTGAGTACGGCGACATGGTGAACCTCAGCGTCAGCTTCGACCTGCCGCTGTTTACCAGCTCTCGGCAGGATCCGAAGATCGCGGCCGAACGAGCTCGCCTTGCCCAGATCGAGGCTCAGCGCCAAGCGACCTTGCGCCTGTACAACCAAGAGCTGAGTACTGACCTCGCTGAGTATCAGCGTCTGGACCGCGCACTCATCCGCCTCGACAAAACCTTACTACCCCTCGCTGAAGAGAAGGTCCGCCTTGCCATGGCCGATTACCGCTCCGGAAGCGGTGAGCTGACCGCTGTGATCGAAGCGCGACGACAGCTTGTGGAGACCCGGCTACGGCGTATTGACGTCGCCCGCGATCGATCGTTGA